In Ignavibacteriales bacterium, one DNA window encodes the following:
- a CDS encoding cbb3-type cytochrome c oxidase subunit I, with protein MSNHAHSGGYVNFYEEKGKHTGILSWLLTTDHKRIGILYLCSLVFFFLIGAIIGILMRLEMLSPGETIMGAQTYNSLFTLHGIIMIFLFVIPGIPPVFGNFFLPIQIGAKDVSFPRLNLLSWYLYISGGILAILSMFLKGGPIDTGWTFYVPYSLRTGTDVSWAIFAAFILGFSSILTGLNFITTIHRMRAPGMSWFKMPLFPWSLYATGWIQILATPIIGITIILVIIERLFKIGVFDPTLGGDPILYQHLFWTYSHPAVYIMILPAMGVVSEIIATFSHRTIFGYKAIAMSSLAIAFVGYFVWGHHMFTSGMSDTSRFIFSLLTFLVAIPSGVKIFNWVATMYKGSIDPRTPFLFVMAFIFIFSIGGLTGLVLGSLSTDVHLTDTYFVVAHFHFVVFGGTGFIFFAALHYWFPKMFGKMYNEKISKISVAIITWGFLQLYFPFFILGYEGMPRRYFDYLPQFQTLHVISTIGSWIMVSGILLMFYNLFNGLRKGEKAEMNPWGGMTLEWTIPSPPPLENFEKIPTITHGPYDYHLLEEEK; from the coding sequence ATGAGTAATCACGCTCATTCAGGCGGATATGTAAATTTCTATGAAGAAAAAGGTAAGCATACTGGAATTTTATCCTGGCTACTAACAACTGATCATAAAAGAATAGGAATTCTATATCTGTGCTCTTTAGTTTTTTTCTTTTTGATCGGTGCCATAATTGGAATCTTAATGCGCCTGGAAATGCTTAGCCCTGGAGAAACAATTATGGGTGCACAAACCTATAATTCACTTTTTACATTGCATGGAATAATTATGATATTCCTTTTTGTAATCCCCGGTATTCCTCCAGTATTTGGCAATTTCTTTTTACCAATTCAAATTGGTGCTAAAGATGTTTCTTTTCCAAGATTGAATTTACTGTCCTGGTATTTATATATTTCTGGTGGTATTCTTGCCATTCTTTCGATGTTTCTAAAAGGTGGACCGATAGATACTGGTTGGACATTTTACGTTCCTTATAGTTTAAGAACTGGAACAGATGTTTCGTGGGCAATATTTGCTGCATTCATTCTCGGTTTTTCATCAATTCTTACCGGATTAAATTTTATCACCACGATTCATAGAATGCGTGCACCGGGAATGAGTTGGTTTAAAATGCCGCTTTTTCCATGGTCACTTTACGCAACTGGCTGGATTCAAATTTTAGCAACGCCAATTATCGGAATTACAATTATTCTTGTAATTATAGAAAGACTATTTAAGATTGGGGTTTTCGATCCTACGCTCGGCGGTGATCCAATTCTTTATCAGCATTTATTCTGGACTTACTCTCATCCAGCAGTTTATATTATGATTCTTCCTGCGATGGGAGTTGTATCAGAAATTATAGCAACTTTTTCTCATCGAACGATTTTTGGATATAAAGCAATTGCAATGTCCAGCCTGGCAATTGCATTTGTTGGCTATTTTGTTTGGGGGCATCATATGTTTACCAGCGGAATGAGCGATACTTCACGATTTATATTTTCACTTTTAACATTCCTCGTTGCAATTCCAAGTGGAGTTAAAATATTTAACTGGGTTGCTACTATGTACAAAGGATCGATTGATCCCCGAACTCCATTTCTATTTGTAATGGCATTCATATTTATTTTTTCAATTGGTGGATTAACGGGTTTAGTTCTCGGTTCTTTATCAACTGATGTTCATTTAACGGATACTTATTTTGTTGTGGCTCATTTCCACTTTGTGGTTTTTGGTGGGACCGGTTTTATATTTTTTGCTGCACTCCATTATTGGTTTCCTAAAATGTTTGGTAAAATGTATAATGAAAAAATTTCTAAAATTTCAGTTGCAATTATAACCTGGGGATTCCTTCAATTATATTTTCCATTTTTTATCCTTGGTTATGAGGGAATGCCGAGAAGATATTTTGATTACCTGCCACAGTTTCAAACATTGCATGTAATATCAACAATAGGTTCCTGGATTATGGTTTCCGGAATCTTACTGATGTTTTATAATTTGTTTAATGGTCTTAGAAAAGGTGAGAAAGCTGAAATGAATCCCTGGGGTGGAATGACTTTAGAATGGACGATTCCCTCGCCACCTCCTTTAGAAAATTTTGAAAAGATTCCAACAATAACTCATGGACCATACGATTATCATTTATTGGAGGAGGAAAAGTAA
- a CDS encoding SCO family protein: protein MKHLKKLRVSVSPWLKFSSSLQRNRILKIIAVLFLLINSGYTKDQNHVDVGIDEKLGSYIPLDISFNNEKGELVKLNQLIKQPTILALVYYHCPAVCSPLLNGLTEVVDKLDLEPQKDFDVITLSFDHSEGPTAANKWKKEHLASMKRDFPESAWTFLTGDSISIKKLTDAVGFYFKRDTDSSFLHYGTLIILSEKGMISRYIFGIQFNQFDVKMALLEAQRGEYRPTINKILTFCYSYDRSGNKYVFNFQKIAGGIILLSALILFTVLIIKERKKSKEKI, encoded by the coding sequence ATGAAACATTTAAAAAAACTCCGTGTCTCCGTGTCTCCGTGGTTAAAGTTTTCTTCTTCATTGCAAAGAAACAGAATATTAAAGATAATAGCGGTTTTATTTTTACTTATTAATTCTGGTTACACAAAAGATCAGAACCATGTTGATGTTGGGATTGATGAAAAACTTGGAAGTTATATTCCCTTAGACATTAGTTTTAATAATGAAAAGGGTGAACTGGTAAAACTAAATCAACTAATTAAGCAACCAACGATTTTGGCATTGGTCTATTATCATTGCCCGGCGGTTTGCAGCCCATTATTAAATGGTTTAACAGAAGTAGTTGATAAGCTGGATTTGGAACCACAAAAAGATTTTGATGTTATTACACTAAGTTTCGATCATAGTGAAGGACCAACAGCAGCTAATAAATGGAAGAAGGAACATCTTGCTTCTATGAAAAGAGATTTTCCGGAAAGTGCATGGACATTCTTAACCGGAGATAGTATTTCAATTAAAAAACTTACAGATGCAGTTGGCTTTTATTTTAAGCGCGATACTGACAGCAGTTTTCTTCATTACGGAACGCTGATCATTCTATCTGAAAAAGGAATGATTTCACGTTACATTTTTGGAATCCAATTCAATCAGTTTGATGTTAAGATGGCTTTGCTTGAAGCTCAACGAGGAGAATATCGACCAACTATAAATAAGATTTTAACTTTTTGCTACAGCTACGATAGATCAGGGAATAAGTATGTTTTTAATTTTCAAAAGATTGCTGGAGGAATAATATTGCTCTCTGCACTTATTCTGTTTACTGTTTTAATTATAAAAGAAAGAAAAAAATCGAAGGAGAAAATTTAA
- a CDS encoding cytochrome c, with protein sequence MVNKPELDEIKFKNVVKTPIRWFGLIYFYFAIVTIVVGLNYVSNLEVIKRNGLTPALIDSANYFKDIVVVKGSISKGIELKSLFNPTADMIKKGETLFKANCVSCHGENGMGDGVAGTVLNPKPRNFHSKDSWKNGRKFSEIFKTLNEGIAGSGMPSYSYFPSEDRVNIIFYVRGFAGDFPKLEQTEIDGLNKQYNLVEGKTVPSQIPILVAKEKQTLDAAPKVEKIYSIASSINNNPNEAGAKLLNRVSQDKIRIISFLNDSNEWNASINDFVKTVISTSSVNGFNTNIVSLSIREWNELYQYLNKLFYQKS encoded by the coding sequence ATGGTTAACAAACCTGAATTAGATGAAATTAAGTTTAAGAATGTCGTAAAAACTCCAATCCGATGGTTTGGTTTAATCTACTTTTATTTTGCAATAGTGACGATTGTTGTTGGACTCAATTATGTATCTAATTTAGAGGTGATTAAACGAAACGGCTTGACTCCAGCCTTAATTGATTCAGCAAATTACTTTAAAGATATAGTTGTAGTAAAGGGAAGCATTTCTAAGGGAATTGAATTAAAGTCATTATTCAATCCAACTGCTGATATGATAAAAAAAGGAGAAACACTTTTTAAAGCAAATTGTGTTTCCTGCCATGGGGAAAATGGAATGGGAGATGGTGTGGCTGGAACAGTACTTAATCCAAAGCCAAGAAACTTCCATTCAAAAGATAGTTGGAAAAATGGAAGAAAATTTTCGGAGATATTTAAAACTTTGAATGAAGGAATTGCTGGCAGCGGAATGCCTTCTTATAGTTATTTTCCTTCTGAGGATAGAGTCAATATTATTTTCTATGTAAGAGGATTCGCTGGCGATTTCCCCAAATTAGAACAAACGGAAATTGATGGCTTGAATAAACAGTATAATTTGGTTGAGGGAAAAACCGTTCCTTCACAAATTCCAATCTTAGTTGCTAAAGAAAAACAAACTTTAGATGCAGCCCCAAAAGTTGAAAAAATTTATTCGATAGCATCTTCAATAAATAATAATCCAAATGAAGCTGGGGCAAAATTATTAAATCGGGTTTCGCAAGATAAGATCAGAATTATATCTTTTTTAAATGATTCCAATGAATGGAACGCAAGTATAAATGATTTCGTGAAAACGGTTATATCAACATCATCCGTAAATGGATTTAATACAAACATAGTTTCTCTTTCAATCCGTGAGTGGAACGAATTGTATCAATACCTGAATAAATTGTTTTATCAAAAGAGTTAA
- a CDS encoding quinol:cytochrome C oxidoreductase: MNSVDNIIEFKQKELPLSINRIGWILFGLGLLLSILAFIYDKQRSSFNLLIVFMFLMSIGVGSLFLVALEYIGGAVWSTPFRRISEFLSSILLILPVFAIPLLFNMQDLYHWTHIEAVQNDKVLQAKSPYLNTNFFLVRTIVFFGLWYLFYWLITKNSKLQDTTKDQNLTTKNVKIAAVFMPVFAITISFSSIDWMMSLEPHWYSTIFGVYYFSGTILAALAALTIIVVLLKENGYLHPSLIKDNYYSLGALLFAFINFWAYIAFSQFMLIWYANIPEETVWILARWHGSWKFISLGLIIVHFIVPYAALLSQPSKMNPTRLLWVSIWILFAHLFDLYWIIMPTFSSTGAVFSWIEIAFPILVIGAVILLFYYKAKSNNIIPIGDPKLKRGLDFRL; this comes from the coding sequence ATGAATTCAGTGGATAATATAATTGAGTTTAAACAGAAAGAATTGCCATTAAGCATTAACAGAATTGGTTGGATTCTTTTTGGTCTTGGATTATTACTTTCAATTCTTGCATTTATTTATGATAAGCAAAGAAGCTCATTCAATCTTTTAATAGTTTTTATGTTTCTTATGAGCATTGGTGTTGGTTCTCTTTTCTTAGTTGCACTTGAATATATAGGTGGAGCAGTTTGGAGTACACCTTTCAGGAGAATTAGTGAATTCCTTTCTTCCATATTATTAATTCTACCAGTATTCGCAATTCCTTTATTGTTTAATATGCAGGATTTATATCATTGGACACATATTGAAGCAGTTCAGAATGATAAAGTACTTCAAGCTAAATCTCCATATTTGAATACAAATTTTTTCCTTGTCCGCACAATTGTTTTCTTTGGATTATGGTATTTGTTTTATTGGTTAATAACAAAAAACTCAAAACTGCAGGATACAACAAAAGATCAAAATCTAACTACAAAGAATGTAAAAATTGCTGCTGTATTTATGCCGGTATTTGCAATTACTATTTCTTTTTCTTCTATAGATTGGATGATGAGTCTTGAACCGCATTGGTATTCAACAATCTTTGGTGTGTATTATTTTTCAGGGACAATCCTGGCAGCTCTTGCAGCCTTAACGATTATAGTCGTTCTCTTAAAAGAAAATGGTTATTTGCATCCAAGCTTGATTAAGGATAATTATTATTCGCTTGGCGCTTTGCTCTTTGCATTTATTAATTTTTGGGCTTATATAGCCTTCAGCCAGTTCATGTTAATCTGGTATGCAAACATCCCGGAGGAAACAGTCTGGATACTTGCAAGATGGCACGGTAGCTGGAAATTTATTTCTTTGGGATTGATAATTGTCCACTTCATCGTACCATACGCTGCATTATTATCTCAGCCTTCTAAGATGAATCCAACAAGATTATTGTGGGTTTCTATCTGGATTCTTTTTGCCCATTTATTTGATTTATACTGGATTATTATGCCAACTTTTAGCAGCACCGGCGCAGTTTTTAGCTGGATTGAAATAGCGTTTCCAATTTTAGTTATTGGCGCTGTTATCCTTTTATTTTATTATAAAGCAAAGAGCAATAATATTATTCCAATTGGCGATCCGAAGTTAAAACGTGGATTGGATTTTAGACTATAA
- a CDS encoding DUF3341 domain-containing protein — translation MDKKILYSVAGLFTKPDDIIHAAEETAKAGFKKYDVNTPYPVHGMSKAMRIPPSKLGYVALAVGLFAIVFAVLIMSWITTSGYPLVVGGKPFFSLPAFIPIIFEVTVLSASIVTVLAMLFVFFKLPNLNHPLHDTDYMKQVSTDKFGISIQAEDAIFNEEQVKQFLTSLGAQNVQSIFYDEAEIGLKHKIFEPKFILFLIAVAIITSGGVYFTLNKLLYWDPFNWMMEQPKLNPQQKSNLFTDGFGMRTPVEGTVARGHLPYLYKGNQADASKYLLNPLLPSKENLERGQNKFNTFCSPCHGFFGKGDSRLRGQFPAPPSLHSDKVRNWKDGDIFHVITVGQNIMPSYASQITEAERWQIILFVRALQRSQNAKETDL, via the coding sequence ATGGATAAGAAAATATTGTATTCGGTTGCAGGATTGTTCACAAAACCAGATGATATAATCCATGCTGCTGAAGAAACTGCAAAAGCTGGATTTAAAAAATATGATGTGAACACACCATATCCGGTTCACGGAATGTCTAAAGCTATGCGCATTCCTCCATCTAAGCTTGGCTATGTTGCACTTGCTGTTGGTTTATTTGCGATTGTATTTGCAGTACTAATAATGTCCTGGATTACTACCAGCGGTTATCCCTTAGTAGTTGGAGGCAAACCATTTTTTTCACTGCCAGCTTTTATTCCAATTATATTTGAAGTCACAGTTCTGTCAGCTTCAATTGTAACAGTTTTAGCGATGTTATTTGTATTCTTCAAGCTCCCCAATTTAAACCATCCGTTGCACGATACAGATTATATGAAACAAGTTTCAACAGATAAGTTTGGAATAAGTATTCAAGCTGAAGATGCAATTTTTAATGAAGAGCAAGTAAAGCAATTTTTAACAAGCCTTGGTGCACAAAATGTTCAATCCATTTTTTATGATGAAGCTGAAATAGGATTAAAACATAAAATATTTGAACCAAAGTTTATTCTATTCTTAATCGCGGTTGCAATAATAACAAGCGGTGGAGTTTATTTTACTTTAAATAAACTTCTTTACTGGGATCCATTCAATTGGATGATGGAGCAACCAAAGCTAAATCCACAACAAAAAAGTAATTTGTTTACAGACGGTTTTGGAATGCGAACGCCAGTTGAAGGAACTGTAGCTCGTGGGCATCTGCCATATCTTTATAAAGGAAACCAGGCTGATGCTTCAAAATATTTATTAAATCCACTTCTGCCATCAAAAGAAAATTTGGAAAGAGGACAAAATAAGTTTAACACGTTTTGCAGTCCATGTCATGGATTTTTTGGAAAAGGGGATAGCAGATTGCGCGGACAATTTCCTGCACCACCAAGTTTGCATTCGGATAAAGTCCGTAATTGGAAAGATGGCGATATCTTTCATGTGATTACAGTTGGGCAAAATATTATGCCTTCCTATGCGAGCCAAATTACTGAAGCTGAAAGGTGGCAAATAATTTTATTTGTTCGGGCACTTCAACGTTCGCAAAATGCCAAGGAGACTGACTTATAA
- the nrfD gene encoding polysulfide reductase NrfD: MSVDYSKEISVIEGQPSFKSITELIVAPIEQKGNKKYYIALSITLAMLAIGVVCLTNTFLQGIGMWGNNQPVGWGFDITNFVFWVGIGHAGTLISAILFLFRQKWRTGIARFAEGMTIFAVMTAGLFPLIHVGRPWLGGYLIPYPNQHGIWVNFISPLVWDVFAVSTYLTVSFIFWYVGLVPDLATLRDRTSHKIKKTIYSIFSLGWRHSNRHWHHYEMVYLILAGFATPLVLSVHTIVSFDFATSVLPGWHATIFPPYFVAGAVFSGFAMVQNILIFVRKIFNYEHIITLDTLEKMNKIIILTGSMVGYAYGMEFFTSWYSGNPTEQFVFLNRALGPYGWAYWTMVSCNVLFPQLFWLKKIRRSIKMMFIIGVLVNVGMWFERFVIIVTTLSRDFLPSSWHHYIPTLTDLGILLGSFGFFFTWLLLFTKSLPVVSIAEVKAVTDGAQPHHNGANNG; this comes from the coding sequence GTGAGTGTTGATTATTCAAAAGAGATTTCTGTAATAGAAGGTCAGCCATCTTTCAAGTCGATTACCGAATTGATTGTTGCTCCGATAGAACAAAAAGGAAATAAAAAATATTATATCGCTCTTTCAATTACTCTTGCTATGCTTGCCATAGGAGTAGTTTGCCTTACCAATACTTTTCTTCAGGGGATTGGAATGTGGGGAAACAATCAGCCTGTTGGCTGGGGTTTTGACATTACAAATTTTGTCTTCTGGGTTGGAATCGGTCATGCAGGAACACTTATTTCCGCCATCTTATTTTTATTCAGGCAAAAGTGGAGAACAGGAATTGCACGCTTTGCAGAAGGAATGACAATCTTCGCTGTAATGACAGCCGGTTTGTTTCCACTTATCCACGTTGGTCGTCCCTGGCTCGGTGGATACTTAATACCTTATCCAAATCAGCATGGAATTTGGGTTAACTTTATTTCTCCACTTGTATGGGATGTATTTGCAGTTTCTACTTACCTGACTGTTTCATTTATTTTTTGGTATGTTGGACTGGTTCCTGATTTAGCAACATTGCGGGATAGGACTTCCCATAAGATAAAAAAAACTATTTATTCGATTTTTAGTTTGGGTTGGAGGCATTCAAACCGGCACTGGCATCATTATGAAATGGTTTATTTAATCCTGGCAGGATTTGCAACTCCACTTGTTCTTTCTGTTCACACAATTGTAAGTTTCGATTTTGCAACATCAGTTCTACCAGGATGGCACGCCACAATCTTTCCTCCTTACTTTGTAGCAGGTGCCGTCTTTTCTGGTTTTGCAATGGTACAGAACATTTTAATTTTTGTTAGAAAGATTTTTAATTACGAACACATTATTACTCTTGATACACTTGAGAAAATGAACAAGATTATCATCCTAACTGGCTCTATGGTTGGTTATGCATATGGAATGGAATTCTTTACATCGTGGTATAGCGGAAATCCTACTGAACAATTTGTATTTCTAAATAGGGCACTTGGACCTTATGGCTGGGCTTACTGGACGATGGTTTCCTGTAATGTGTTGTTCCCACAATTATTCTGGTTAAAGAAAATACGCCGATCAATAAAAATGATGTTTATAATTGGAGTTCTTGTAAATGTTGGAATGTGGTTTGAAAGATTCGTTATTATTGTTACAACTTTATCAAGAGATTTTCTGCCATCAAGTTGGCATCATTATATTCCGACTTTAACTGATTTAGGAATATTACTTGGCAGCTTTGGATTTTTCTTTACCTGGCTTCTTTTATTCACTAAAAGCTTACCGGTGGTATCAATTGCAGAAGTGAAAGCTGTAACTGATGGAGCTCAACCTCATCACAATGGAGCAAATAATGGATAA
- a CDS encoding TAT-variant-translocated molybdopterin oxidoreductase translates to MSTSENHLDGKDPNYWKSLKELNNDPDSYEAKANEFMKGVTDDFELSKLSGLSRRKFLALLGASTAFAAANCSNYRDKGEIVPYNKKPDEVIPGIANYYASTCNGCSQACGVLVKTREGRPIKIDGNPDHPINIGKICSVGQANILNLYDPNRLKSPLKMVNGFGTEISWQKADDAILPALSNAAKDGKEIAIITHSILSPTEKKLFDDFLVKYPTAKIYSYELFDDQNRNNAWEKSYKSGTFPIIKWENAKVILALDADFLGNEGNTIENIRKFTGNRDVMKSKDFNRLYVIEGGMTQTGMNADYRIRMRPDQQFEFVMSLISEVQKRNGKSVVKDNIYSLNDFVKKNSLSGDIVSYLVSDLIKHQGSSIVYAGSQLSEEVHIAVNALNEILGNVKLYDSEKVKIDFTSLTTKMEWENLIGKMNDGEVGVVIHYDTNPAYHFSPDFKYEKALKKVATSVSLVENENETSILCKYVLPINHYLESWGDYNVRTGVYSLQQPIISPLFGSRQKEAILLTWISGDNKIYSENIYHQYLMDNWEKNIYSVLKSPIEFKSFWFTALEAGVVINDQTASQNYVFNSQAVNSLSKSTSGDDFVLHLKKNYFLGDGRFANNGWLQELPNPVTKVVWDNYASMSASTAKDLNIEDNDVIEVAVSNRKVQLPVFIQPGMADKLLVVELGYGRTKAGEVGEGVGVNVNKLLGKDFSISKWIYNGVKISKTSDSYKLVTTQEKHSLDDTFVKDLHLKRGIIREGTLAEYKKNPEFLLEEKTNPLNITKDIEYKGVKWGMSIDMNKCVGCNQCVSSCNVENNIPVVGKEQVEKGRDMHWLRIDRYYSGSPNEPKANYQPMLCQHCDNAPCENVCPVAATNHSPDGLNQMVYNRCVGTRYCSNNCPYKVRRFNFFNFRDHFADGYYEQKPFDLINNPEVTVRSRGVMEKCTFCIQRIMEARQHAIEEGKPLKGSDVKTACQVACPAEAIVFGDVNDPQSEISKYREHELGYNVLKELNTRPNVTYIAKLRNTFSEDV, encoded by the coding sequence ATGAGTACTTCTGAAAATCATCTCGATGGAAAAGATCCAAACTATTGGAAAAGTTTGAAAGAATTAAATAACGATCCAGATTCATATGAAGCTAAAGCCAATGAATTTATGAAAGGTGTTACAGATGATTTCGAACTTTCTAAATTATCCGGTTTATCACGAAGAAAATTTTTAGCTTTGCTTGGAGCATCAACTGCTTTTGCTGCGGCTAACTGTTCAAACTATCGCGACAAAGGAGAGATTGTTCCTTATAATAAAAAACCGGATGAAGTTATCCCGGGTATTGCTAATTATTATGCTTCAACTTGTAATGGGTGTTCACAAGCTTGTGGCGTATTAGTAAAAACCAGGGAAGGAAGACCAATTAAAATTGATGGCAATCCCGACCATCCAATAAATATTGGAAAGATTTGTTCTGTTGGGCAGGCAAATATTCTTAATTTGTACGATCCAAATAGATTAAAATCTCCTTTAAAAATGGTTAACGGATTTGGAACAGAAATATCCTGGCAAAAAGCAGATGATGCTATTCTTCCAGCATTAAGTAATGCTGCCAAAGATGGAAAAGAAATTGCAATCATTACTCATTCAATTCTTTCCCCAACAGAAAAGAAATTGTTTGATGATTTTCTTGTAAAATATCCAACTGCAAAAATCTATTCTTACGAATTATTTGATGATCAAAATAGAAACAATGCCTGGGAAAAAAGTTATAAATCGGGAACATTTCCAATTATTAAATGGGAAAATGCAAAAGTAATCCTGGCACTTGATGCGGACTTTTTAGGTAATGAAGGAAACACTATTGAAAATATTAGAAAGTTTACTGGTAATCGTGATGTAATGAAGAGTAAAGATTTCAATCGGTTGTATGTGATTGAGGGAGGAATGACACAGACTGGTATGAATGCTGATTACCGAATTAGAATGCGTCCTGATCAGCAATTTGAATTTGTAATGAGTTTGATAAGTGAAGTTCAAAAACGAAATGGAAAATCGGTTGTTAAAGATAATATTTATTCTCTCAATGATTTTGTAAAGAAAAATTCTTTATCTGGCGATATTGTAAGCTACCTTGTTTCTGATTTGATTAAACATCAAGGCTCGTCAATTGTTTATGCCGGCAGTCAGCTTTCCGAAGAAGTTCATATTGCAGTTAATGCTTTGAATGAAATTTTAGGGAATGTTAAACTCTACGATTCTGAAAAAGTTAAAATTGATTTTACTTCTCTAACTACAAAAATGGAATGGGAAAATCTAATTGGAAAAATGAATGATGGGGAAGTTGGAGTTGTAATCCATTATGATACTAATCCAGCTTATCACTTCTCTCCTGATTTTAAATATGAAAAAGCATTAAAAAAAGTTGCAACCTCGGTCAGCTTGGTGGAGAATGAAAATGAAACATCAATTTTATGTAAGTACGTTCTTCCGATTAATCATTACTTAGAAAGTTGGGGAGATTATAATGTCCGAACTGGTGTTTACAGTTTGCAGCAGCCAATTATTTCACCACTCTTTGGATCACGTCAGAAAGAAGCAATACTGCTTACCTGGATTTCTGGTGATAATAAAATTTACTCGGAAAATATCTATCATCAATATTTGATGGATAACTGGGAAAAGAATATTTATTCTGTTTTAAAATCTCCAATTGAGTTTAAGAGCTTCTGGTTTACAGCACTTGAAGCTGGTGTTGTTATTAATGATCAAACTGCATCTCAAAATTATGTGTTTAATTCTCAAGCTGTAAATTCATTATCAAAATCAACTTCTGGTGATGATTTCGTTCTTCACCTAAAGAAAAATTATTTTCTTGGAGATGGAAGATTTGCAAATAATGGATGGCTTCAGGAATTGCCGAATCCAGTTACAAAAGTAGTTTGGGATAATTATGCTTCTATGTCAGCATCAACAGCTAAAGATTTGAATATTGAAGATAATGATGTTATTGAAGTAGCTGTTTCAAATAGAAAAGTACAACTTCCGGTATTTATTCAACCTGGAATGGCAGACAAGTTATTGGTGGTTGAATTAGGTTATGGTAGAACTAAAGCTGGGGAAGTTGGTGAAGGTGTTGGAGTAAATGTAAATAAATTATTAGGTAAAGATTTTTCGATCTCAAAATGGATTTACAATGGAGTAAAAATTTCCAAAACTTCCGATTCATATAAACTTGTAACTACACAAGAAAAGCATTCTTTAGATGATACATTTGTAAAAGATTTGCATCTGAAACGCGGCATTATTAGAGAAGGAACTTTAGCTGAATATAAAAAGAATCCAGAATTTTTACTGGAAGAAAAAACAAATCCGTTAAATATTACAAAGGATATTGAATATAAAGGTGTCAAATGGGGAATGTCCATTGATATGAATAAATGCGTTGGTTGTAATCAATGTGTTTCTTCCTGCAACGTTGAAAATAATATTCCAGTTGTTGGTAAAGAGCAGGTTGAAAAAGGTAGAGACATGCATTGGCTAAGAATTGATAGATATTATTCAGGTAGCCCCAATGAGCCTAAAGCAAATTACCAGCCGATGCTTTGCCAGCATTGTGACAATGCTCCCTGCGAAAATGTTTGCCCTGTTGCAGCAACCAATCATAGTCCTGATGGATTAAACCAAATGGTTTATAACAGATGTGTTGGAACAAGGTACTGCTCAAACAACTGCCCATACAAAGTAAGAAGATTTAACTTTTTCAACTTCCGCGATCATTTTGCGGATGGATATTATGAACAAAAACCATTCGACCTTATAAACAATCCTGAAGTTACAGTTCGCTCGCGTGGAGTAATGGAAAAATGTACATTTTGTATTCAGCGTATTATGGAAGCACGGCAGCACGCAATTGAAGAAGGCAAACCATTAAAAGGAAGTGACGTTAAAACGGCTTGCCAGGTTGCTTGTCCGGCAGAAGCAATTGTATTTGGTGATGTGAATGATCCACAATCTGAAATTTCTAAATACCGTGAGCACGAATTAGGCTATAACGTTTTGAAAGAATTAAATACCAGACCGAATGTTACTTATATTGCCAAACTCAGAAATACTTTTTCGGAGGATGTATAG
- a CDS encoding cytochrome c3 family protein, translating into MKKSVLDYILKVRLPITAFVIIISFAITYYVSRPERDGIGYQPEQPIKFSHKLHAGTMGIDCKYCHTGVEKSRQAVVPSANICMNCHSVARKSKPEIVKLTKYYEKGIPIPWKRIHRVPDFAYFNHSVHVNKGIDCISCHGNIQNMDAVQQIKSFTMASCLDCHKNIQQYSPKLAGINIGPDNCFACHR; encoded by the coding sequence ATGAAAAAATCTGTACTGGATTATATCCTTAAAGTACGTCTTCCAATTACAGCTTTTGTAATTATTATTTCATTTGCAATAACATATTATGTGTCAAGACCAGAAAGAGATGGAATTGGCTATCAACCGGAACAACCAATTAAGTTTTCTCATAAACTTCATGCTGGTACGATGGGAATAGACTGTAAGTACTGCCATACAGGTGTAGAAAAGTCACGGCAGGCTGTTGTACCATCTGCAAATATTTGTATGAATTGCCACTCAGTTGCTCGTAAAAGCAAGCCGGAAATTGTTAAGCTAACTAAGTATTATGAAAAGGGAATCCCGATTCCATGGAAAAGAATACATCGCGTACCAGACTTTGCTTATTTCAATCATAGTGTTCATGTAAACAAGGGAATTGATTGTATTAGCTGCCATGGGAATATTCAAAATATGGATGCAGTTCAACAAATTAAATCTTTTACAATGGCAAGCTGCCTGGATTGCCATAAAAATATTCAACAATATTCCCCTAAACTTGCCGGGATAAATATTGGTCCGGATAATTGTTTCGCCTGTCATCGGTAA